DNA from Triticum urartu cultivar G1812 unplaced genomic scaffold, Tu2.1 TuUngrouped_contig_4349, whole genome shotgun sequence:
CTAGTATGCCtgctggtgttctttccctgcgTATGATCTTTTGAATTCGGTTGGCCTGGGGTGATATTGCGGAACGTATGCTTGTAACGACGATTCCCATTTTGTTGCTTCAATGCCTACGACCAGCAACTCGTCGTTTCTAGCTACTGTTTATATTCGCACCAATTCAGCGGAGTCACTTGGTTGTAACTTGGACTGAAGATGATAATGCGAAAAGGTTTGCAGCGGAATCCAGAGTTATGTAAAACTTGGCAGGTGAAATCGTTTGTAAAACTTGGATCAGCGTTTCCGTTTCAAATACCAGCCTGTTAGATTAGCCATCGTTTAAGTGTTGTCCAGCAAAGTGTCGTGTGTGAAGTGTTTTCATTCCAAATATGGCTAGTGTCTTTGATCGTTGTTGACAACTGCTGTAGTAATAAAGATGAGCTTTTGCCTTTTTCATTGACAAAAAAAGCCAAAAGCCTCTAAATAGGTGCTTTTTGCTTAGGCTCTTTTTTGTTAAAGTGAGAAAGATGCAAAAGCAGAAGCAAAAACCCAAGCAAACAGGACCTTAAGCAAGAAATTGTAGAGGttttcccgcaaaaaaagaaaagaaattgtAGAGGTTGGAGAGCAAGCGGGATAATTTATTGCCATCTTGAAAACTCAAGTCTTGCAGGGAGCAACTAGAACCTACACGAACTTTGAGTACTATCTTTAATTACTAGTACTCCCTGTAGTGATCTAAAcgtttttatatttctttaccgGAGAAAAACCGGGTAGAAGAAAACATAAAGAACAAATAGGAGACTGATAAATGTTCAGGCATAAAGGGAGCCACCAGAGAACTATGGTGTATCTTACGACTGATATTTTCAAGACAAACATAAAGGGAGCATTGTAAGTCAAACATAAAGGGGGCATTACAGACTTACAATAGTTCTCTGATGGCTTGACTTACAATAGCTTGTAATGTCAAATTAGAGAAATGTGGTAAAGTTGTCTGTAATTTTGAGGAAGATGATAACTAGCctgacatatatatatattacatacATAGACATGACACAATAATACGTGGATCCGAAAACCTATTTGACACTAAGTACAAGCTCAAATTTATTTATATATGTTGTCTATATATATCATGGGGTACATTCATTCAGTAGGTACCAACCAGAACGGCGGTCGAACTGGCATCATATAACCCTTGTGCCTGAAAGGCCGCTGCACCTGTTGAGTCCCGTCGCCGACGTCGATGACATGCAGAAAGTTCTCAGTAATGGCCATGTGATTCAGAAAATATATGCAGTTGCCTCGCAGACCACCACCACCAGTGTGATAAGCAGTGGAGCACGACGCCCCGAAACTGGAGATCCCAATCCTATCTCCACCAAGAGAGTAAGGAACGCTCTATCATCACCGATGCTGTCCACCTTGCGCCACGCCGGTTTCGAGAAGTCCATCCTGTAGACCGCATGCTCCGCTATCTTGTGCACGTTGTCGCCGTCGAAGAAGATGACGACGAGGAAGAGGTCGCCGCAGGATTCAACCAAGTAGGTCGCCGCCGTCGGCATGCTCAGCGGCAGATCGACCATGTCGACAGCTATGGCGTCGAGCTCCGGACTACCATCATCATCGTTGAAACGGATGAACCCGAGCTCGTCGCCGGTCATCTCGTAGTAAATCTTGCCGCCGACGGCCGCCATGCCATGGCACTTGGCCATGTTCTTGTCCCGGGGCACGTCGCCGTCGAGGAACACGGTGAGCTGGTAGCGGTAGCTGTCCCACCTGCTTGCCGCCCCGATGCTGCACGTCCACATCTTGCTGTCGTCGAGATCAAAGACCACGACGACGGCGCAGCCTGGCTTCGCGGTGGGACTGTCGGAGAGCAAGCACTTGCAGCGCAGCGGGAGCGCCTCCTCCAAGGGCGGCAGCCGGACCCTCTCGCCGTCCTGAGGGCGGAACAGGAACGTCTGCAGGGAGGCAGGGTCCAGCGCGAGCACCCAGCCCTGCGGGGTCTCGAAACACCGGTGGTCTCGCATCACGCCGCCGGCTGCCGCGCTCGAGGCTTGGCTTGAGATGCTGTATTGCGTCTGCGAATCTTCGGCACGGGTTCCAAGATCGTGCACGAGCACCGGCAGCGGCAAGATCGCTGATGGTTCGCCTTCCATCTCCATCGATCGGCGAGAAAAGACTGACCGGATTTTCGTGAGAAGTGCTTCCGATCTACAGTAGGAGCTAGGATGCTCTCGCCTGATTGCGATGGCTTCTCCTTGATTCTCTGGGCGCGCTTATGTAGGCACGGGACTGCTAAATCGAATTGAGTACTGAGAGAGACTGCATTCTTCTCGGAATCGGTCTCTTCTCTCCTGCTCTGCTCTGCGGTGCGAGGCTAATGAGATTGGCAAACGCACAAACGAATTGGCAATCCGATACGAATTCGTACGCTGCAAAGCTCTGCCGCGTCCAGCTCGGTTGAGGATTGGGCGGCATGTCCAGGGGAGCACGGCGCCGGCGGGCAGACTGGCCCTGACACTTTTCTCGTCCACTAAAACCGCCGGCGGGCGGCGGACTGGACCACGAGGGATGGAGTGGGGCGGGGATGTGCTTGGGTCAAGACACTACTTTTTTTTTAGAACCTCAATAAGTCCCGAAACGTTCGGAATTTAAGCATGCTATATAATCCGAACTTTTTTCATGGCAACTTTGATCAAGATGTTGTTGACAAACATGGCAATTTTCGGACAAAAAATCGACCTGAAACAAAGTTGTTATGTGTTAACAACTAAAGTTGCCACCTCTTAGCAAAGTTGCCATCAAAAAAGTTCAGGATGACATGCTTAAATTccgaacgttcgggatttatctaTTCCATTTTTAAAAACTGGTCAAAGATGCCACTCCATCGGTCTCATGATGTAAgacattttttctttttcttttttgaaacTTCAAGACACAAACAACGGACGAAGATTGGATTCGAATAGATCTATCAAAGACAACCACCGACCGAATCTTGCGAGATCCACCGAAGACACACCTTCACACACCCTGTGACGATGCTAGATGCATCATCAGAGAGGGGCTAGATAGGGAGAACATTATTTCATCTTCAGGGAGCCGTCATTGTCTCGTCTTTCTaagcaggacacaaaccctacAAAGAAACATCTAAAAATGAAGGTCTTTCACTGGCAAAGACCAGGATCCATGGTGAGCCGCATGCCATGCCGAAGGGCAATGTTTCACCGAGACGGCTCTGCACTCTTCTGGGCCACACCACGACCAGCATCACAAATAGAGACAACCAGGACACTATGAGGCAACCAAACCTCAAACTTCATCGAAGGGCACCAAACTCCGAGAGCTCACCACCACCACGAGCCCCCAACAGAGAGGTAGACCAACAACACCAGAATGGCCAAGGCAAAGACCGCTGCAATAGATTAGATCCACCGCCACAACCAGACACCCCAAAACACCCACCATGCTTCAACCGAGACATCAAAACGACCAATAGCGGACCAATGACTCTAAGACAATGCCTCCAAGGAGGAAAGCGACATCGCAGATGTCGTCGTCATCCAATTTAAAGATAGATCTTAGGCTTTCGCCCAGAGCACACCAAGAGCGGGTGACGAAAGCTCACATGCCCGATGGTATCACCATCA
Protein-coding regions in this window:
- the LOC125527694 gene encoding uncharacterized protein LOC125527694, producing the protein MEMEGEPSAILPLPVLVHDLGTRAEDSQTQYSISSQASSAAAGGVMRDHRCFETPQGWVLALDPASLQTFLFRPQDGERVRLPPLEEALPLRCKCLLSDSPTAKPGCAVVVVFDLDDSKMWTCSIGAASRWDSYRYQLTVFLDGDVPRDKNMAKCHGMAAVGGKIYYEMTGDELGFIRFNDDDGSPELDAIAVDMVDLPLSMPTAATYLVESCGDLFLVVIFFDGDNVHKIAEHAVYRMDFSKPAWRKVDSIGDDRAFLTLLVEIGLGSPVSGRRAPLLITLVVVVCEATAYIF